In Candidatus Binataceae bacterium, the following proteins share a genomic window:
- a CDS encoding enoyl-CoA hydratase-related protein — translation MASQASNVTYDIDDPIAIIRLNRPEKLNAFTFTMVGQIREAIERAAADERAVAIIVTGEGRGFCAGLDAADLTQSTKTGSPSSPRDSDPNELPALFSYLLRVPKPIVAAVNGVAAGGGFVLAMMCDLRFASTDASFTTVFSKRGLIAEHGTAWLLPRIVGTSRALDLLWSSRRIDANEAYRMGFVDRLVPRENLLDETKTYLREMAANISPNSLAVIKSEVYKYWSLAMEPAFRDADLLMKDALKHPDAAEGVASFVERRPPRFKRIKGAKL, via the coding sequence ATGGCATCACAAGCATCGAATGTTACTTACGATATCGACGATCCGATCGCGATCATCCGGCTGAATCGGCCCGAGAAGCTGAACGCATTCACGTTTACGATGGTTGGGCAGATTCGTGAGGCGATCGAACGCGCGGCGGCCGACGAGCGCGCCGTTGCGATCATTGTTACGGGCGAGGGACGCGGCTTCTGCGCCGGCCTCGACGCGGCTGACCTCACGCAATCGACGAAGACCGGCTCGCCATCGAGTCCCCGTGATTCCGATCCCAACGAGCTGCCCGCGCTGTTCAGCTATCTGCTGCGCGTGCCGAAGCCGATCGTCGCGGCCGTCAACGGCGTCGCGGCCGGCGGTGGCTTCGTGCTTGCGATGATGTGCGATCTGCGTTTCGCCTCGACCGACGCGAGCTTCACTACCGTCTTCTCGAAACGTGGGTTGATCGCAGAGCACGGAACGGCGTGGCTGTTGCCGCGGATCGTCGGCACGAGCCGCGCGCTCGATCTGCTGTGGAGCTCGCGGCGTATTGACGCCAATGAAGCCTACCGCATGGGCTTCGTCGATCGCCTCGTGCCGCGCGAGAACCTGCTCGACGAGACGAAGACCTACCTGCGCGAGATGGCGGCGAATATCTCGCCCAACTCGCTCGCCGTGATCAAATCCGAAGTTTACAAGTACTGGTCGCTCGCGATGGAGCCCGCGTTTCGCGACGCCGACCTGCTGATGAAAGATGCGCTGAAGCATCCTGACGCCGCCGAGGGCGTCGCGTCGTTCGTCGAGCGGCGCCCGCCGCGCTTCAAGCGAATCAAAGGAGCAAAGCTTTGA
- a CDS encoding enoyl-CoA hydratase-related protein, translated as MSANFETIIYEKSGPIARLTMNRPDRLNGMTNRMLVETGQALAAAAEDRELRVLVLTGAGKGFCPGADINRIATSEPDVALTTADFRVPVLLHNMPAVTIAAVNGACAGAGLGWALACDIRIAAASARFNVAFLDVGVAGDMGGPWTLSKIVGPAKARELYFFPDKFDAAEALRIGMVSKVFPDDRFRAETEAIVTRLAESAPIALRTLKANFVDAERMDFAGYVALESERHVQMFHTEDTKEAFAAKAEKRKPKFKGR; from the coding sequence TTGAGCGCAAATTTTGAAACGATCATTTACGAGAAGTCGGGGCCGATTGCGCGCCTCACGATGAATCGGCCCGACCGTCTCAACGGCATGACCAATCGGATGCTCGTCGAGACCGGGCAGGCGCTCGCCGCCGCCGCCGAGGATCGCGAGCTGCGCGTGCTCGTGCTCACCGGCGCGGGCAAAGGCTTCTGCCCCGGCGCCGATATCAATCGTATCGCGACGTCGGAGCCCGACGTTGCGCTCACGACCGCCGACTTCCGCGTGCCGGTCCTGTTGCACAACATGCCGGCCGTCACGATCGCGGCGGTGAATGGAGCATGCGCGGGCGCCGGCCTCGGATGGGCGCTCGCGTGCGATATTAGAATCGCGGCGGCGTCGGCACGATTCAACGTTGCGTTCCTCGACGTGGGCGTCGCGGGCGATATGGGCGGACCGTGGACGCTTTCGAAGATCGTTGGCCCGGCGAAAGCGCGCGAGCTTTACTTTTTCCCGGACAAGTTCGACGCGGCCGAGGCACTTAGAATCGGGATGGTATCGAAAGTATTCCCCGACGATCGTTTCCGCGCCGAGACCGAGGCGATCGTGACGCGCCTCGCCGAGTCGGCGCCGATCGCGCTACGCACGCTGAAAGCAAACTTCGTCGATGCGGAGCGCATGGACTTCGCGGGCTACGTAGCGCTCGAAAGCGAGCGCCACGTTCAGATGTTTCATACCGAGGACACCAAAGAGGCCTTCGCCGCAAAAGCCGAGAAGCGGAAACCCAAGTTCAAAGGAAGGTAA
- a CDS encoding acyl-CoA dehydrogenase family protein — MSWDFETDPEYQKELDWAAKFVREEVEPLDYVLGHPYDVKDPVRNKLVRPLQAEVKKRKLWACHLGPELGGQGYGQVKLGLLNEILGGSRFAPIVFGCQAPDSGNAEILAHYGTPEQKKRFLQPLLDNEIVSAFSMTEPQGGADPKVFTCKAELKGDNWVINGHKWFSSNAHLASFLIVMTVTDPEADPYHRMSMLLVPKETPGVNILRNLGVGTHEAEGSHAYIHYDNVQVPKDALLGKRGDAFAVAQTRLGGGRIHHAMRTIGQVRRAFDMMCERVLSRTTQGEQLAKKQMVQEKIADSWMEIEQFRLLVLRTAWKIDRYKDYLLVRKDIAAVKALMPKVFHDVSARALHLHGSLGATGEMPFVEQVIQSFHMGLADGPTEVHKITVARQVLREHKATADLFPSQHIPRLREAALKKYAGIIEREVHAQS, encoded by the coding sequence GTGAGTTGGGATTTCGAAACTGATCCTGAATATCAAAAGGAACTCGACTGGGCCGCGAAATTCGTGCGCGAAGAAGTCGAGCCTCTCGACTATGTGCTGGGACATCCGTACGACGTGAAGGATCCCGTGCGCAACAAGCTCGTGCGTCCGCTGCAGGCCGAGGTCAAGAAGCGCAAGCTGTGGGCTTGCCATCTGGGACCCGAGCTCGGCGGACAGGGCTACGGCCAGGTGAAGCTGGGGCTGCTCAACGAGATCCTCGGCGGCTCGCGCTTTGCGCCGATCGTTTTCGGCTGCCAGGCCCCCGATTCGGGCAATGCCGAAATCCTCGCGCACTATGGAACGCCCGAGCAGAAGAAGCGCTTCCTGCAGCCTCTGCTCGACAACGAGATCGTGTCGGCATTCTCGATGACCGAGCCGCAAGGCGGCGCCGATCCCAAGGTCTTCACCTGCAAGGCCGAGCTCAAAGGTGACAACTGGGTTATCAATGGCCACAAGTGGTTTTCATCGAACGCGCACCTCGCGTCGTTCCTGATCGTGATGACAGTGACCGATCCCGAGGCCGACCCGTACCATCGCATGTCGATGCTGCTGGTGCCGAAAGAGACTCCAGGCGTCAACATCCTGCGCAATCTCGGCGTCGGCACGCACGAGGCCGAAGGCAGTCACGCGTATATCCACTACGATAATGTTCAGGTGCCGAAGGATGCGCTCCTCGGCAAGCGCGGCGACGCCTTCGCGGTTGCGCAGACACGCCTCGGCGGCGGACGTATTCATCATGCGATGCGCACGATCGGCCAGGTGCGTCGCGCGTTCGACATGATGTGCGAGCGCGTGCTGTCGCGCACCACGCAGGGCGAGCAGCTCGCCAAGAAGCAGATGGTGCAGGAGAAGATCGCCGACTCGTGGATGGAGATCGAGCAGTTCCGGCTACTGGTCTTGCGCACAGCCTGGAAGATCGATCGCTACAAAGACTATCTGTTGGTTCGCAAGGACATCGCGGCGGTTAAGGCCCTGATGCCGAAGGTGTTTCACGACGTTTCGGCGCGCGCGCTTCATCTGCATGGCTCGCTGGGCGCGACGGGCGAGATGCCGTTCGTCGAGCAGGTGATCCAGAGCTTCCACATGGGTCTCGCCGACGGTCCGACTGAGGTGCACAAGATCACGGTCGCGCGCCAGGTGCTGCGCGAGCACAAGGCTACGGCCGATCTGTTCCCGTCGCAGCACATCCCGAGGCTGCGTGAGGCGGCGCTCAAGAAGTACGCCGGAATCATCGAACGCGAGGTGCATGCGCAATCATGA
- a CDS encoding SDR family oxidoreductase, which produces MSGPVTYDFSGKVVTITGGSRGLGHAMALGFAKAGAKLAIASRKIDSCEETVKEIRALGSDGSAHAIHVGKWSDCDRLYEEVYAKWGRCDVLINNAGLSPLYPSMTEHTEDLFDKVIGVNLKGPFRLSALFGERMAKGDGGAIINVSSIAAIRPSHTTAPYSAAKAGLNAITVAFAQAYGPKVRVNCIMAGPFHTDISKGWSRTEEFTTRAQKTYASGRAGEPEEVVGAALYFASPAASFTTGAVLTIDGGQSHPKGV; this is translated from the coding sequence ATGAGCGGTCCTGTCACTTACGATTTCAGTGGCAAGGTGGTGACGATTACCGGCGGCAGCCGCGGCCTCGGTCATGCGATGGCGCTCGGATTCGCAAAGGCTGGAGCCAAGCTCGCAATCGCGAGCCGCAAGATCGATTCGTGCGAGGAGACCGTCAAGGAAATTCGCGCGCTCGGCAGCGACGGCTCGGCTCACGCGATCCACGTCGGCAAATGGTCTGACTGCGATCGCCTTTATGAAGAGGTGTACGCGAAGTGGGGGCGATGCGACGTGCTGATCAACAACGCCGGCCTGTCGCCGCTTTATCCTTCGATGACCGAGCACACCGAGGATCTGTTCGACAAGGTAATCGGCGTGAACCTCAAGGGACCGTTTCGGCTCTCGGCGCTGTTCGGCGAGCGGATGGCTAAGGGCGACGGCGGCGCGATCATCAACGTGTCGTCGATTGCCGCCATTCGGCCGTCGCACACGACTGCGCCGTATTCGGCGGCGAAGGCGGGCCTCAATGCGATCACGGTCGCGTTCGCGCAGGCCTACGGACCCAAGGTGCGCGTCAACTGTATCATGGCGGGGCCGTTCCACACCGACATCAGCAAAGGATGGTCTCGCACCGAGGAGTTCACGACGCGCGCGCAGAAGACCTACGCGTCAGGCCGTGCGGGCGAGCCCGAAGAAGTGGTGGGTGCCGCGCTCTATTTCGCTAGCCCGGCCGCCAGCTTTACCACGGGCGCCGTGCTGACGATCGACGGCGGCCAATCGCATCCCAAGGGCGTGTAG
- a CDS encoding FecR family protein: MTALIMQDILATAALAQDLGTISRLEGTAQVQRGGNTIQAALSMAVRLHDRITTGKNTYLTISMLGGSAMTLSSNSVLTIDESANIGGAEAPRRVGLLAGGLHTLISGAMRSSSNIAFEVHTPNAVGAVRGTEWDEQYEQGTPRLPQYKDCVEYTEVWVEDGVVHVTNPAVPGDPGQDVTKGHYVIVACDHPPIAATAAAGAGPGMRAFMAAGLIAPAAGIAAGVAAATSGGGGGQKPSSPTF, encoded by the coding sequence ATGACTGCACTTATTATGCAGGATATTCTGGCGACGGCGGCGCTCGCGCAGGATCTGGGGACGATTTCGAGGCTCGAGGGCACGGCGCAGGTGCAGCGGGGCGGTAATACTATTCAGGCGGCGCTTTCGATGGCCGTGCGGTTGCACGACCGAATCACCACCGGCAAGAACACTTACCTCACTATCTCGATGCTCGGCGGCAGCGCGATGACGCTGTCGTCGAACAGCGTATTGACTATCGACGAGAGCGCGAATATCGGCGGCGCTGAGGCTCCGCGGCGCGTGGGTCTGCTCGCGGGGGGATTGCATACGCTGATCTCCGGCGCGATGCGCTCGAGCTCAAACATCGCGTTCGAAGTGCATACGCCCAATGCCGTCGGCGCCGTGCGCGGCACCGAATGGGACGAACAATACGAGCAAGGCACGCCGCGCTTGCCACAGTATAAAGATTGCGTCGAGTACACCGAGGTCTGGGTCGAGGATGGCGTCGTGCACGTCACGAATCCTGCGGTTCCGGGCGATCCCGGTCAGGACGTAACAAAAGGTCACTACGTGATCGTTGCTTGCGACCATCCGCCTATTGCCGCGACCGCGGCTGCCGGCGCCGGTCCTGGGATGCGGGCGTTCATGGCTGCCGGGCTCATCGCGCCTGCCGCCGGTATTGCGGCAGGCGTGGCGGCGGCAACATCCGGTGGCGGCGGAGGCCAAAAGCCCTCGTCACCCACGTTCTGA
- the gshB gene encoding glutathione synthase codes for MAYKFAFVMDPLEKVLVDKDTTFVFMLEALMRGHEIYFLGLRDLYARGAAAYARAWRCEVMRANPHFRFLDDGRDYPLEAFNAIFMRKDPPADAAYLYATMLLSRADRRRTIVLNEPAGLREANEKLYALNFPDAIPPTLVTYEIVRLKNFMDELGGEMIVKPLDGHGGEGVFHVAARDRNLGAILETVTQYESRPIMAQKYLPEIRGGDKRLIVINGEPAGCTLRVPREDEHRGNIHVGGTCVKAPVSARDREICKMLKPRLERDGLYFVGLDIIGDYLTEVNVTSPTGVQEIDRLDNTSLEAKVIDFVEQRVSTLTK; via the coding sequence GTGGCTTACAAGTTCGCATTCGTCATGGACCCGCTCGAGAAAGTGCTGGTCGACAAGGACACCACTTTCGTTTTCATGCTCGAGGCGCTCATGCGCGGCCACGAAATATATTTCCTCGGCCTGCGCGACCTCTATGCGCGCGGCGCGGCAGCGTATGCGCGAGCCTGGCGATGCGAAGTGATGCGCGCGAATCCACACTTCCGCTTCCTCGACGATGGCCGCGACTATCCGCTCGAAGCCTTCAACGCGATCTTCATGCGCAAGGATCCTCCGGCCGATGCGGCATACCTCTACGCCACGATGCTCCTGTCGCGCGCCGATCGGCGTCGCACCATCGTTCTGAACGAGCCCGCCGGTTTGCGTGAAGCAAACGAAAAGCTCTACGCGCTGAATTTCCCCGATGCGATTCCGCCAACGCTCGTGACCTATGAGATTGTTCGGCTGAAGAACTTTATGGACGAGCTCGGCGGCGAGATGATCGTGAAACCGCTCGACGGCCACGGCGGCGAAGGCGTGTTTCACGTCGCGGCTCGCGACCGCAACCTGGGCGCGATTCTCGAAACGGTCACGCAGTACGAGTCGCGTCCGATCATGGCGCAGAAATACCTGCCCGAGATTCGCGGCGGTGACAAACGGTTGATCGTCATAAACGGCGAGCCCGCAGGATGCACCTTGCGCGTGCCGCGCGAAGATGAGCATCGCGGCAATATCCACGTCGGCGGCACCTGCGTGAAAGCGCCGGTCAGCGCGCGCGATCGCGAAATCTGCAAGATGCTCAAGCCGCGCCTCGAGCGCGACGGCCTCTACTTCGTGGGCCTCGACATAATCGGCGACTACCTGACCGAGGTGAACGTAACCAGTCCCACCGGAGTGCAGGAAATCGATCGTCTCGACAACACCAGCCTCGAAGCAAAGGTGATCGATTTCGTCGAACAACGTGTATCGACGCTGACCAAGTGA
- a CDS encoding RsmE family RNA methyltransferase, producing the protein MTRPRRFALESPPGTSAVAIVTGDELHHMRDVTRLAPGARVELFDSSGVEYTGEIIRYERDRAEIRIESKMAREHPRIILAAAIVKGPRMDFVVEKAAELGASELWPIASARSLVRDPGDERIARWGRLALAAAKQSLAPSPMTIRAPLAFDDLIRAVPPATLAIVCRQGARPLGDVLGEMQPHTVLLACGPEGDFAEAELAAAAAAGFVSAGLGPNRLRSETAALAAVSIAAERMNRGA; encoded by the coding sequence ATGACCCGTCCGCGCCGCTTCGCACTCGAATCGCCGCCCGGAACCAGCGCCGTCGCGATCGTGACTGGCGATGAGCTTCATCACATGCGCGATGTGACGCGCCTTGCGCCGGGTGCCCGCGTTGAACTGTTCGATTCATCGGGCGTCGAGTACACCGGCGAGATCATTCGTTACGAGCGCGATCGCGCCGAGATTCGCATCGAATCGAAAATGGCGCGCGAGCATCCGCGAATCATCCTCGCCGCGGCGATCGTCAAAGGGCCGCGGATGGACTTCGTCGTCGAAAAAGCTGCGGAACTCGGCGCAAGCGAACTGTGGCCGATCGCCAGCGCGCGCTCGCTCGTGCGCGACCCGGGTGACGAGCGGATCGCGCGCTGGGGCAGGCTCGCGCTCGCCGCCGCCAAGCAAAGCCTCGCGCCGTCGCCGATGACGATTCGCGCCCCGCTCGCGTTCGATGACTTGATTCGTGCCGTGCCGCCAGCCACGCTCGCGATTGTTTGCAGGCAAGGCGCGCGCCCGCTCGGCGACGTCCTGGGTGAGATGCAACCCCACACGGTTTTGCTAGCATGCGGTCCGGAAGGCGATTTCGCTGAAGCAGAGCTCGCGGCTGCCGCGGCTGCCGGCTTTGTGAGTGCGGGGCTCGGGCCGAATCGGCTGCGCAGCGAAACCGCCGCGCTGGCGGCCGTCAGTATCGCGGCCGAGCGGATGAATCGCGGCGCCTGA
- a CDS encoding 50S ribosomal protein L11 methyltransferase — protein MPAKRPSAHARKSYVRAAFHTPAAMADEAAGMLVARGALGCSVVEMTRPGARPKRNVTLEAYFNSITRSEIDRIRRALDAAGMLASNGAAHGVRRVTDPGWATLWQSRFRPFRIGRRFLLVPPWQRDHEDGRVSIVIQPGQAFGTGHHPTTAGTLRAIEDAITAAPRGTALDVGTGSGVLAIAMGLLGVHDIIAIDVDTIALENAEENAALNRMGTRIRFSPVPLNSIRRRFDLITANILTPTLIEFAPKLPQMLTANGRLILSGILGREAAEVASHYAPPLREHRRVINRGWATLVYSR, from the coding sequence ATGCCGGCGAAAAGACCATCAGCGCACGCCCGCAAGAGCTACGTGCGCGCCGCATTTCACACTCCAGCCGCGATGGCCGATGAAGCCGCGGGAATGCTCGTCGCGCGCGGCGCGCTCGGCTGCTCCGTCGTCGAGATGACGCGGCCGGGAGCAAGACCCAAGCGCAACGTTACACTCGAGGCTTACTTCAACAGCATCACGCGCAGCGAGATCGATCGTATTCGGCGCGCACTCGATGCCGCCGGGATGCTGGCGTCGAACGGCGCCGCGCACGGCGTGCGGCGCGTCACCGACCCCGGATGGGCCACGCTGTGGCAGAGCCGCTTCCGCCCGTTTCGCATCGGCCGCCGCTTTCTGCTCGTGCCGCCCTGGCAGCGCGATCACGAAGACGGGCGCGTCAGTATCGTGATTCAGCCTGGCCAGGCCTTCGGCACCGGCCATCATCCGACAACAGCCGGAACTCTGCGCGCGATCGAGGACGCGATCACGGCGGCGCCGCGCGGCACCGCGCTCGACGTCGGCACCGGCTCGGGTGTGCTCGCGATCGCGATGGGCCTGCTCGGCGTTCACGATATAATCGCAATCGACGTGGACACTATTGCGCTTGAAAACGCCGAGGAGAATGCCGCGCTCAATCGCATGGGCACGCGCATCCGCTTCTCGCCGGTGCCGCTGAACTCGATTCGGCGCCGCTTCGATTTGATCACGGCCAATATCCTGACTCCGACCCTCATCGAATTTGCGCCGAAGCTTCCGCAGATGCTGACGGCCAACGGCCGCCTCATCCTGTCGGGCATCCTCGGTCGCGAGGCCGCTGAGGTCGCGAGCCACTACGCACCGCCGCTGCGCGAGCATCGGCGCGTGATCAACCGCGGATGGGCGACGCTCGTTTACTCGCGATGA
- a CDS encoding glycerophosphodiester phosphodiesterase family protein, producing MALNIAHRGASGSYPENTLSAFRAAIEAGADMCELDVQMTRDGAIVVIHDDTVDRTCDGIGKVAAMTLGELQGLNAAAKSIRGAVERIPTLDEVFEVTSGHCGLNVEIKARGVEEKVVAIIRRHAAIETSLVSNFDWKSLARINQIDPSIRFGLLSEEDPQKLLDTAIKMKAESINPRYDLATAELCAAAHGHGLKVIVWTVNEPESAKILLERGVDGIITNFPERMRPLLTR from the coding sequence TTGGCACTGAATATTGCGCATCGCGGCGCGAGCGGCAGTTATCCGGAAAATACGCTGAGCGCGTTTCGCGCGGCGATCGAAGCCGGCGCCGACATGTGCGAACTCGACGTGCAGATGACGCGCGACGGCGCGATCGTCGTTATCCACGATGACACCGTCGATCGCACCTGCGACGGGATCGGCAAAGTCGCCGCGATGACGCTCGGCGAATTGCAAGGCCTGAACGCGGCGGCGAAGTCGATTCGTGGCGCGGTGGAGCGCATCCCCACGCTCGACGAAGTGTTCGAGGTCACGAGTGGCCATTGCGGTCTGAATGTCGAGATTAAAGCCAGGGGCGTCGAGGAGAAGGTCGTCGCGATCATTCGGCGTCACGCCGCGATAGAGACGTCGCTCGTGTCGAACTTCGACTGGAAGTCACTCGCGCGTATCAATCAGATCGATCCGTCGATTCGTTTCGGTCTTTTATCAGAAGAAGATCCACAGAAGCTCCTTGATACAGCAATAAAAATGAAAGCGGAGTCGATCAACCCGCGCTACGATCTCGCAACCGCTGAGCTATGCGCGGCGGCGCATGGTCACGGACTTAAGGTGATCGTGTGGACGGTCAATGAGCCCGAGTCCGCGAAGATCCTGCTCGAGCGCGGCGTTGACGGAATAATCACCAACTTTCCGGAGCGGATGCGCCCGCTGCTTACGCGCTAA
- the dnaG gene encoding DNA primase, with product MARYGETQIEEIRARADIVEIIGAHVRLRKAGRNWVGLCPFHNEKTPSFSVNAERGFFHCFGCGAGGTVFQFLTRVEGLTFPEAVRSLAQKYGIALPETDEQGPARGEREAMLRANELAAEFFAHVLWKTPDGAVARDYLTARGLSIETSRQFRIGFAPARPASLTQALERRGLREAGLKLGLIKQDEAGRRDMFRGRVMFPIRDPQGRVVAFGGRVLEDRQPKYLNSPESPLYSKTRTLYGLFEARPAVQQKDRVILVEGYFDVIALWQAGFKEVVAGCGTALTVEQLRLLSRYTKNVLACFDGDSAGRKASLRALEIFLQAGLLGRGIFIPEGFDPDTFIHDRGAQAFEELLGAAELLIDYFLAEQAAGSRGSVEKRAEAANRVAAILKQVTDSFQFDILARKAADALGVDERLLRGEGRKPAPRPYGQEERRATAPPPVQDAGAKAEIGLVALAMLLPALRAEIAASSVFSWFENRELGEALAELCNLGTEPVAIDEFLNDHVAPELQGTISSIAVATMIDEEATTLALVRDYITAIERRRRGREVDALRRTAHAAANADGDDATAAAQAVIALRRESRTER from the coding sequence ATGGCTCGCTACGGCGAAACCCAAATTGAGGAAATCCGCGCCCGCGCGGATATCGTCGAGATCATCGGCGCACACGTGCGGCTGCGCAAAGCCGGCCGTAACTGGGTTGGGCTTTGCCCGTTCCATAACGAGAAGACGCCGTCGTTCTCGGTCAACGCCGAGCGCGGCTTCTTTCATTGCTTCGGATGCGGCGCGGGCGGCACGGTTTTCCAGTTCCTGACGCGCGTCGAAGGGCTGACGTTTCCCGAGGCGGTGCGCTCGCTCGCGCAAAAATATGGCATTGCCCTGCCGGAGACCGACGAGCAGGGGCCGGCGCGCGGCGAGCGCGAGGCGATGCTCCGGGCCAACGAGCTTGCGGCGGAGTTCTTCGCGCACGTGCTCTGGAAGACGCCCGACGGTGCCGTCGCGCGTGACTATCTGACTGCGCGGGGCCTGAGTATCGAGACCTCACGTCAGTTCCGTATCGGCTTCGCGCCGGCGCGGCCCGCCTCGCTCACGCAAGCGCTCGAGCGGCGCGGCCTGCGCGAGGCCGGATTGAAGCTCGGGCTTATCAAGCAGGACGAAGCGGGACGGCGCGACATGTTTCGCGGGCGCGTGATGTTCCCGATTCGCGATCCGCAGGGCAGGGTGGTCGCGTTCGGCGGCCGCGTGCTCGAAGATCGCCAGCCCAAGTATCTGAACTCGCCGGAGTCTCCTCTCTACTCGAAAACGCGCACGCTTTATGGGTTATTCGAGGCGCGCCCAGCCGTGCAGCAGAAGGACCGCGTCATCCTGGTCGAGGGTTACTTCGACGTGATTGCGCTGTGGCAGGCGGGCTTCAAGGAAGTTGTGGCGGGATGCGGTACGGCGCTCACGGTCGAGCAGCTCCGCCTGCTGAGCCGCTACACGAAGAACGTGCTGGCGTGTTTCGACGGCGATTCCGCGGGACGCAAGGCTTCGCTGCGGGCGCTGGAAATTTTTCTGCAGGCAGGATTGCTCGGCCGCGGCATCTTCATTCCCGAGGGATTCGATCCCGACACCTTTATCCACGATCGCGGCGCTCAGGCATTCGAGGAGTTGCTCGGCGCCGCGGAGTTGCTGATCGATTATTTTCTCGCCGAGCAGGCTGCCGGTTCGCGCGGCTCGGTGGAGAAGCGCGCCGAGGCTGCAAATCGCGTCGCCGCGATCTTGAAGCAAGTCACTGATTCATTCCAGTTCGATATTTTGGCGCGCAAGGCCGCTGATGCGCTCGGCGTTGACGAGCGGTTGTTGCGCGGCGAAGGCCGCAAGCCCGCGCCGCGTCCGTACGGCCAGGAGGAACGTCGCGCGACGGCCCCGCCGCCGGTGCAGGATGCCGGCGCAAAGGCTGAGATTGGTCTGGTCGCGCTGGCGATGCTGCTGCCCGCGCTGCGCGCCGAAATCGCTGCGAGTTCCGTTTTCTCATGGTTCGAGAATCGCGAACTGGGCGAGGCGCTCGCCGAGCTGTGCAATCTGGGCACGGAGCCGGTGGCGATCGACGAGTTCCTGAACGACCATGTCGCGCCGGAACTTCAGGGCACTATCAGCTCGATCGCGGTTGCGACGATGATCGACGAGGAAGCGACGACGCTCGCACTGGTGCGCGATTATATCACTGCGATCGAACGCCGGCGCCGGGGCCGCGAGGTGGATGCGCTGCGCCGCACCGCGCACGCCGCAGCCAACGCTGACGGCGACGACGCGACTGCCGCGGCCCAGGCCGTGATCGCTCTCAGACGTGAATCGCGCACAGAAAGGTGA